The following proteins are encoded in a genomic region of Coregonus clupeaformis isolate EN_2021a chromosome 14, ASM2061545v1, whole genome shotgun sequence:
- the LOC121581440 gene encoding lactosylceramide 1,3-N-acetyl-beta-D-glucosaminyltransferase A, which produces MHSHWNNCPCSRSFTHSDTHHHHSDLTEEEPWNFPKITVMFVNLRRIRKCQLVQLMTTCLVLSVMMVYWEHLGGSVVSHVKSYSYRYLVNHYTFINKSFTIPRQEAHMFSNHHYLLNHPYKCSGEKNVLLLLLVKSSPENFERRRAIRSTWGNETYIRQTLGVTVKVVFVLGLPKQHEAAQIRRSRGGIQDNLVHEDRLNGDLVQQDFVDSFHNLTLKLLLQFRWAHAYCPRARFLMTSDDDIFVHMPNLVRYLHDMDRKGVTDFWIGRVHRGAPPIRRKESKYYVPYEMYPWLTYPDYTAGAGYVVSRDVANKIYQASLTLNASLYIDDVFMGICAKAMGVLPQEHVYFSGEGKAPYHLCIYDKMMTSHGHVADIYELWKAATNPEVKRVTSGLFGRLYCTAVKLTLLCRPYFFNSYPCKAALL; this is translated from the coding sequence atgcACAGTCACTGGAACAACTGCCCCTGCAGCCGCTCTttcacacactctgacacacaccaccaccactcagACCTGACAGAGGAAGAACCCTGGAATTTTCCCAAAATTACCGTGATGTTTGTGAATTTACGGCGGATCCGCAAGTGCCAGTTGGTGCAGCTAATGACCACGTGCCTGGTGCTGTCGGTGATGATGGTGTACTGGGAGCACCTGGGCGGCAGTGTGGTGAGCCACGTCAAGTCCTACTCCTACCGCTACCTGGTCAACCACTACACCTTCATCAACAAGAGCTTCACCATCCCGCGCCAGGAGGCCCACATGTTCAGCAACCACCACTACCTGCTCAACCACCCGTACAAGTGCTCAGGAGAGAAGAACGTTTTACTGCTGCTGCTAGTCAAGTCCTCCCCGGAGAACTTCGAGAGACGGCGAGCCATACGGTCGACGTGGGGCAACGAGACCTATATCCGCCAGACCCTGGGGGTGACGGTGAAGGTGGTGTTTGTGCTGGGCCTCCCCAAGCAGCACGAAGCTGCCCAGATTCGTAGGAGCAGAGGGGGCATTCAGGACAACCTTGTCCATGAGGACCGCTTGAATGGCGACTTGGTCCAGCAGGACTTTGTGGACTCGTTCCACAACCTAACCCTCAAGCTTCTGCTACAGTTTCGGTGGGCGCACGCCTACTGCCCCCGCGCCCGCTTCCTCATGACCTCTGACGACGACATCTTTGTGCACATGCCCAATCTGGTGCGCTACCTGCATGACATGGACAGGAAGGGCGTGACGGACTTCTGGATCGGTCGCGTGCACAGAGGCGCACCACCCATCCGCCGGAAGGAAAGCAAGTACTACGTCCCATACGAGATGTACCCGTGGTTGACATACCCGGACTACACGGCAGGGGCAGGTTACGTCGTCTCGAGAGACGTGGCGAACAAAATCTACCAGGCTTCGTTGACCCTCAACGCCTCGCTGTACATCGACGATGTCTTCATGGGCATCTGCGCCAAAGCCATGGGTGTGTTGCCGCAGGAGCATGTGTACTTCTCAGGTGAGGGCAAGGCGCCCTACCACCTGTGCATCTACGACAAGATGATGACGTCGCACGGCCACGTGGCTGACATTTACGAACTCTGGAAAGCTGCAACGAATCCTGAGGTCAAACGGGTCACGTCAGGACTCTTTGGGAGGTTGTATTGCACGGCGGTGAAACTCACCCTCCTCTGTAGACCTTATTTCTTCAACAGCTACCCCTGCAAGGCAGCCTTGTTGTAG